A section of the Microbulbifer pacificus genome encodes:
- the pulA gene encoding pullulanase-type alpha-1,6-glucosidase, translating to MHATRTAHPRAAGLLLTASLLSQAILHANLAIASDTPNPVSVGIPGNLQMALGCPGDWQPECSVTQLGYDAADDKWLGIFSVPAGNWEYKAALNGSWDENYGANGYRNGGNIGLQLAESTDVKFYYDHESHWITSSANSTIATVAGNFQSELGCPGDWQPDCLRSWMQDSDGDGIYTFLTSGIPAGNYEFKVALNEGWSESYGNNGGNIAFTVPSDGDEIYFAFDANSKQVVISTNGIPRGDLTQEKAHWLDAKHFAWNISPADGDQVKLLYSAAGNLQITPDGIDADASYPLSPGSLSADTLQKFPHLNGHSTFTLDADIDPAALITGQVALAHYDSEGRLKDATGIQLAGLLDDGFYYAGKLGASVGDNAVDFALWAPTARSVKLHLFNNPQSSAADMVVEMTQRDGAWQAQVGKEWDRAYYLYEVEVFSYFSDKIETNLVTDPYSLGLSINSGKSQIINLNDRDLQPSGWRHLRKPKLKNPEDISVYELHVRDFSIADDTVPQSERGTFKAFTEKNSDGMRHLKKLAKAGMTHIHLLPAFDFATVNEDKAQQQQVGDLSMYAADGSEQQEAVNNTRDSDGFNWGYDPLHFTVPEGSYATDASGTARIREFREMVQSLSRSGLRVVMDVVYNHTSSYGQYQNSVLDKIVPGYYHRRNNEGGVEMSSCCANTASEHRMMEKLMLDSMEVWAKDYKVDGFRFDLMGHHSLDNLLKTRAMLDALTPRTAGVDGRDIYLYGEGWNFGEVANDARFPQARQGNMAGTGIGTFNDRLRDSVRGGNPFGGFEEQGFGNGLFTDSNGKFWGDERQTLLTLADKVRVSLAGNLKHYSVTDSYGNTTNGEQLIYNGQPTGYTADPQESINYIAAHDNETLFDGIQIKANSTATIEDRARIQAFSNSLVLFAQGIPFIHAGQDILRSKSMDRDSYNSGDWFNAMDFSLETSNWGKGLPIADKNRDSWWIMQPLLANPALTPQKSHREQTAAIFREQLAIRNSSPLFRLTTAEQIQDHLSFLNTGPEQVPGLIAMQLQDQTGDIDRRYQRIVVLFNGDKETVTFSSEALAGAKLKLHPLQRNSADSALQNTAFDHDTGTFTLPGRSTAVFVETRDEIEKSKGDREEAVSHLLKRLKNFFSRF from the coding sequence ATGCACGCGACCCGTACCGCGCATCCCCGCGCCGCCGGCCTGCTCCTGACTGCCAGCCTGTTGTCCCAGGCCATCCTGCACGCCAATCTCGCCATCGCATCCGATACCCCCAATCCCGTGAGCGTCGGTATTCCTGGCAATTTGCAAATGGCACTGGGCTGCCCCGGAGACTGGCAACCCGAATGCTCTGTCACCCAGCTCGGCTACGACGCCGCCGACGACAAATGGCTGGGGATCTTCAGCGTGCCCGCCGGCAACTGGGAATACAAAGCGGCCCTGAACGGCAGCTGGGATGAGAACTACGGTGCAAACGGTTACCGCAATGGCGGCAATATCGGATTGCAGCTGGCTGAAAGCACCGACGTAAAGTTTTACTACGACCATGAAAGCCACTGGATCACCAGCAGTGCCAACAGCACCATCGCCACTGTGGCGGGCAATTTCCAGAGTGAGCTCGGTTGCCCCGGTGACTGGCAACCGGACTGTTTGCGCAGCTGGATGCAGGACAGCGATGGCGATGGGATCTATACCTTTCTGACGTCAGGCATTCCCGCCGGCAATTACGAATTCAAAGTCGCGCTCAATGAAGGCTGGAGCGAGAGCTACGGCAATAACGGTGGCAATATTGCTTTTACTGTGCCCAGCGATGGTGACGAAATTTATTTCGCCTTCGACGCCAATAGTAAACAGGTGGTCATTAGCACCAATGGTATTCCCCGCGGCGATCTCACCCAGGAAAAGGCCCACTGGCTCGACGCCAAGCATTTTGCCTGGAATATCAGCCCCGCCGATGGCGACCAGGTAAAACTGCTCTACAGTGCCGCAGGTAATCTGCAGATCACCCCGGACGGCATCGATGCCGATGCCAGTTATCCGCTCAGCCCCGGCAGCTTGTCGGCGGATACCCTGCAGAAATTTCCGCATCTCAATGGCCACAGCACGTTCACCCTCGACGCAGACATTGATCCTGCGGCATTGATCACCGGCCAGGTGGCGCTTGCGCATTACGATAGCGAGGGGCGGCTCAAGGATGCCACCGGCATCCAGCTCGCCGGCCTGCTCGACGACGGTTTTTATTACGCTGGAAAACTGGGTGCGAGTGTCGGCGACAACGCTGTGGACTTCGCCCTCTGGGCACCCACTGCGCGCTCGGTAAAACTGCACCTGTTCAACAACCCCCAGTCCAGCGCCGCCGATATGGTGGTGGAAATGACACAACGGGATGGCGCCTGGCAGGCACAGGTCGGCAAGGAATGGGACCGCGCTTACTACCTGTATGAAGTGGAAGTCTTTTCCTATTTCTCCGACAAGATCGAAACCAACCTGGTTACCGACCCCTACTCCCTCGGCCTCTCCATCAACAGCGGCAAGAGCCAGATCATCAACCTGAATGACCGCGACCTGCAGCCATCGGGTTGGCGCCACCTGCGCAAACCGAAACTCAAAAATCCCGAAGACATTTCCGTGTACGAACTGCATGTGCGGGATTTTTCCATCGCGGATGACACCGTGCCGCAAAGCGAGCGCGGCACCTTCAAAGCCTTCACCGAAAAAAATAGCGATGGCATGCGTCACCTGAAAAAGCTGGCAAAGGCAGGCATGACCCACATCCACCTGCTGCCCGCCTTCGACTTTGCCACGGTGAATGAAGACAAAGCACAACAGCAACAGGTCGGCGATCTTTCCATGTACGCTGCAGATGGCAGCGAACAGCAGGAAGCGGTCAACAACACCCGTGACAGCGATGGTTTCAACTGGGGTTACGACCCGCTGCACTTCACCGTACCGGAAGGCAGCTACGCCACCGACGCCAGCGGCACTGCGCGTATCCGTGAATTCCGTGAAATGGTGCAGAGCCTCTCTCGCAGCGGCCTGCGCGTGGTGATGGACGTGGTCTACAACCACACCAGTTCCTATGGTCAGTACCAGAACTCCGTGCTGGACAAGATCGTCCCCGGCTATTACCACCGCCGTAATAACGAGGGCGGCGTCGAGATGAGCAGCTGCTGCGCCAACACCGCCAGCGAACACCGCATGATGGAAAAACTCATGCTGGACTCGATGGAAGTATGGGCAAAGGACTACAAGGTGGACGGCTTCCGCTTCGACCTGATGGGCCACCACAGCCTCGACAACCTGCTTAAAACCCGCGCCATGCTCGACGCACTGACACCGCGCACTGCGGGCGTGGATGGCCGCGATATTTATCTCTACGGCGAGGGCTGGAATTTCGGCGAAGTCGCCAATGACGCGCGCTTCCCACAGGCGCGCCAGGGCAACATGGCCGGCACCGGCATCGGCACCTTCAACGACCGCCTGCGCGACAGCGTACGCGGCGGTAATCCGTTCGGCGGATTTGAGGAGCAGGGTTTTGGCAACGGCCTGTTTACCGATAGCAACGGAAAGTTCTGGGGTGACGAACGCCAGACTCTGCTGACATTGGCGGACAAGGTGCGTGTATCCCTCGCCGGCAACCTGAAGCACTACAGCGTCACCGATTCCTACGGCAACACCACCAACGGCGAACAGCTGATCTACAACGGCCAGCCCACCGGATACACTGCCGACCCGCAGGAATCCATCAACTACATCGCCGCCCACGACAATGAAACCCTATTCGACGGCATCCAGATCAAGGCCAACAGCACCGCCACCATCGAAGACCGCGCACGCATACAGGCCTTCAGCAACTCACTAGTGCTGTTCGCCCAGGGCATTCCATTTATCCACGCTGGCCAGGACATCCTGCGCTCCAAATCCATGGACCGCGACAGCTACAACTCGGGCGACTGGTTCAACGCCATGGACTTCTCACTGGAAACCAGCAACTGGGGCAAAGGCCTGCCCATTGCGGATAAAAACCGGGACAGCTGGTGGATCATGCAGCCACTGCTCGCCAACCCCGCGCTCACCCCGCAAAAATCCCACCGCGAACAGACCGCCGCGATCTTCCGCGAGCAACTGGCCATCCGCAACAGCTCCCCACTGTTCCGCCTGACCACCGCCGAGCAAATCCAGGATCACCTGAGTTTCCTCAATACCGGTCCGGAGCAGGTACCGGGACTGATCGCGATGCAGCTGCAAGACCAGACCGGTGACATCGACCGTCGCTACCAGCGTATCGTTGTGCTGTTCAACGGCGACAAGGAAACTGTCACCTTCTCGAGCGAAGCCCTCGCCGGCGCCAAGCTGAAACTGCACCCGCTGCAACGCAACTCGGCGGATTCAGCACTGCAAAATACTGCGTTCGATCACGACACAGGAACCTTCACCCTGCCGGGAAGAAGCACAGCTGTGTTTGTCGAAACCCGGGACGAGATTGAGAAGTCGAAGGGAGATAGAGAGGAAGCGGTATCACACCTGCTGAAGCGCCTTAAAAACTTTTTCTCAAGGTTCTAA
- the rsgA gene encoding ribosome small subunit-dependent GTPase A, protein MSKSLISRRPVIRRGASSGGQEKAAGAQSLLRVLGWKPFFQQQLSLDELTDCEPVRVMAVHRGQLEVSGERGDEVVLVHGPLFDDAEEKPTVGDWLLLERDSRKPLRRLERSSLFRRMAPGAKQVQLIAANIDNVLIVTSCNHDFNLSRIERYQALVKEAGCRACVVVTKADQSDAHEQYREALKSYRDLPLVLVNALDSASVEVLREYCRSGETLSLLGSSGVGKSTLLNSLAGSELAATAGIREDDSKGRHTTRHRALYAIPEGGLLLDSPGMRELGLADVSEGLTAVFSDISELAAKCRFADCAHETEPGCAVRAAMDSNELDERRVRNWRKLEREVKRNSRTLAETRAEERAFSQLVRTVGGHARSRKSGEN, encoded by the coding sequence TTGAGTAAATCCCTGATTTCGCGCCGCCCGGTAATCCGGCGTGGCGCTTCCTCTGGTGGGCAGGAAAAGGCTGCCGGCGCACAATCACTGTTGCGCGTTCTGGGCTGGAAGCCGTTTTTCCAGCAGCAGTTGTCACTGGATGAACTGACCGATTGCGAACCGGTGCGGGTGATGGCGGTGCATCGCGGCCAGTTAGAGGTGTCCGGTGAGCGCGGTGACGAAGTGGTGCTGGTCCACGGCCCGCTGTTTGACGACGCCGAGGAAAAGCCCACGGTGGGCGACTGGCTGCTGCTTGAGCGCGACAGCCGCAAACCCTTGCGTCGCCTCGAGCGCAGCAGCCTGTTCCGACGCATGGCGCCGGGCGCGAAGCAGGTGCAGCTGATTGCGGCGAACATCGACAACGTGCTGATCGTCACCTCCTGCAACCACGACTTCAACCTCTCCCGTATCGAGCGCTACCAGGCGCTGGTAAAGGAAGCCGGTTGTCGCGCTTGCGTGGTGGTCACAAAGGCCGATCAGAGTGACGCGCACGAGCAGTACCGCGAAGCCCTGAAAAGCTATCGCGACCTCCCGCTGGTGCTGGTCAACGCGCTGGACAGCGCAAGTGTGGAAGTCCTGCGGGAATACTGCCGCAGCGGCGAAACTCTCTCACTGCTCGGCTCCTCCGGCGTTGGCAAATCCACCCTGTTGAACAGCCTTGCCGGCAGCGAACTTGCCGCCACCGCGGGCATCCGTGAAGACGACAGCAAAGGCCGCCACACCACCCGCCACCGCGCCCTGTACGCCATCCCCGAGGGCGGGCTGCTACTGGACAGTCCCGGTATGCGCGAACTCGGCCTGGCAGATGTCAGCGAAGGACTCACCGCTGTCTTTTCCGATATCAGCGAACTCGCCGCCAAGTGCCGCTTCGCCGACTGCGCTCACGAGACAGAGCCTGGCTGTGCCGTGCGCGCGGCGATGGACTCCAACGAGTTGGATGAGCGACGCGTACGCAACTGGCGCAAGCTGGAGCGGGAAGTAAAACGGAATAGCCGCACCCTGGCGGAAACCCGTGCGGAAGAGCGCGCGTTTAGTCAGTTAGTGCGCACCGTGGGAGGACATGCGCGTTCAAGAAAAAGTGGAGAGAATTGA